The proteins below come from a single Gordonia pseudamarae genomic window:
- the urtE gene encoding urea ABC transporter ATP-binding subunit UrtE, which translates to MLVLEDVRAGYGRTEVIHGVSLEVPADGVVAVMGHNGAGKTTLLRAAVGLVKTNSGKILFDGEDISSLRPSGRVRRGIAYVPQGQQSFPQLTTAENLQVVADGRTRGKELIGEMLDLFPALKDLLGRRAGLLSGGQRQQLAIARALITEPKMLILDEPTEGIQPSVVAEIEQTITSLTERGGLGVLLVEQHIGFALGAAQRYYVLESGRMTSSGAGGAGSEQAVREAMTI; encoded by the coding sequence ATGCTGGTTTTGGAGGACGTGCGCGCCGGATACGGCCGGACGGAAGTGATTCACGGTGTGAGCCTTGAGGTTCCAGCCGACGGGGTGGTCGCGGTGATGGGACACAACGGCGCCGGCAAGACCACCCTGCTGCGGGCGGCGGTCGGTCTGGTGAAGACGAACTCGGGAAAGATCCTGTTCGACGGCGAGGACATCTCGTCGTTGCGGCCGAGCGGACGGGTGCGCCGTGGCATCGCCTATGTGCCACAGGGACAGCAGAGCTTCCCGCAACTGACGACGGCAGAGAACCTGCAGGTGGTGGCCGATGGCCGCACACGCGGTAAAGAACTGATCGGTGAGATGCTCGACCTGTTCCCGGCACTCAAGGATCTGCTCGGACGCCGGGCGGGCCTGCTCTCGGGCGGCCAGCGCCAGCAGCTGGCGATCGCGCGGGCACTGATCACCGAACCGAAGATGCTGATCCTCGACGAGCCGACCGAGGGCATCCAGCCGTCGGTGGTCGCCGAGATCGAGCAGACCATCACCTCGCTGACCGAGCGCGGCGGTCTGGGCGTACTGCTCGTGGAACAGCACATCGGGTTCGCGCTCGGTGCCGCGCAACGCTACTACGTCCTCGAAAGCGGGCGGATGACGTCCTCGGGTGCCGGTGGGGCAGGCTCGGAGCAGGCCGTGCGCGAGGCGATGACCATCTGA
- the urtD gene encoding urea ABC transporter ATP-binding protein UrtD → MSPAAQTTTTDTPPGPIAGGNAGMDSEYLQIRNLAVQFDGFRAVDGVDLTLMQGDLRFLIGPNGAGKTTIIDAITGLVKATGSIQKSGVEVVGKKVHQIARLGIGRTFQTASVFEELTVLQNLDIAAGAGRSVWTMLRRRPAQIPDDILEVLETIGLADHRETKAGVLAHGQKQWLEIGMLLVQNASVLLLDEPVAGMSGEEREETGQLLRRIGGERTVVVVEHDMDFMRSFATSVSVLARGKVIAEGSVAQVQANPKVQEVYLGTAAAVGSAPVGSADADASAEKE, encoded by the coding sequence ATGAGTCCGGCCGCACAGACAACCACCACCGACACGCCCCCGGGACCGATCGCCGGCGGCAACGCGGGCATGGACAGCGAATACCTGCAGATCCGCAACCTTGCAGTGCAATTCGACGGCTTTCGGGCCGTCGACGGTGTGGACCTGACTCTGATGCAGGGCGACCTGCGCTTCCTCATCGGACCCAACGGCGCGGGCAAGACCACCATCATCGACGCGATCACCGGTCTGGTGAAAGCCACCGGCTCCATCCAGAAGTCGGGTGTCGAGGTGGTGGGCAAGAAGGTCCACCAGATCGCCCGGCTCGGCATCGGCCGGACCTTCCAGACCGCGAGCGTCTTCGAGGAACTGACGGTGTTGCAGAACCTGGACATCGCGGCGGGCGCGGGCCGGTCGGTGTGGACGATGCTGCGCAGGCGTCCGGCGCAGATTCCCGACGACATTCTCGAGGTACTGGAGACGATCGGTCTGGCCGATCATCGCGAGACCAAGGCCGGGGTGCTCGCACACGGTCAGAAGCAGTGGCTGGAGATCGGAATGCTGTTGGTGCAGAACGCGTCCGTTCTGCTGCTCGACGAACCGGTGGCCGGTATGAGCGGCGAGGAACGCGAGGAAACCGGTCAGTTGCTGCGTCGTATCGGCGGTGAACGGACGGTCGTCGTCGTCGAGCACGATATGGATTTCATGCGGTCGTTCGCCACGTCGGTGTCGGTTCTGGCCCGGGGCAAGGTGATCGCCGAAGGGTCGGTCGCCCAGGTGCAGGCCAACCCGAAGGTGCAGGAGGTCTACCTCGGTACCGCCGCCGCTGTCGGGAGTGCCCCTGTCGGGAGTGCCGACGCCGATGCGTCCGCGGAGAAGGAGTGA
- the urtC gene encoding urea ABC transporter permease subunit UrtC, whose protein sequence is MRNNLANSWKVYAGFAIAAIVLFAIAPAMLSDFRLNQLGKYLCFGIVAVGIGLAWGRGGMLTLGQGVFFGLGAYMMAMHLKIADAELRGQDVPDFMQTAGLTELPGYWVPFTSPVVTIVGIVVLPVLVAVVLGLGVFKRKVKGAYFAILSQALVAAFATLLIGQQKTTGGSNGLNYFRSFFGLALNDPANRRLLFFITAATLLIIVAITRQIMYSRYGELLVAVRDQEERVRFLGYDPANVKVVAYAVAALFASIAGALFVPIVGIVSPNDIGVVPSIAFLIGVAIGGRTTLLGPVLGAIAVAWAQTSLSENFPSGWTYAQGLIFILVVGFFPAGLAGLGAVARRRKKRSDTHPSATSDIATITTDAGTVPAEGAKTP, encoded by the coding sequence GTGAGGAACAATCTCGCGAACAGCTGGAAGGTATACGCGGGCTTCGCGATCGCCGCGATCGTACTCTTCGCGATCGCCCCCGCGATGCTCTCGGACTTCCGTCTCAACCAGTTGGGCAAGTACCTGTGCTTCGGCATCGTCGCGGTCGGTATCGGCCTGGCCTGGGGGCGTGGCGGCATGCTCACCCTCGGGCAGGGCGTGTTCTTCGGCCTGGGCGCGTACATGATGGCGATGCACTTGAAGATCGCCGACGCCGAACTGCGTGGCCAGGACGTGCCCGACTTCATGCAGACCGCGGGCCTGACCGAACTTCCCGGCTACTGGGTGCCGTTCACCTCACCGGTGGTGACCATCGTGGGCATCGTGGTACTCCCGGTGCTGGTCGCGGTGGTGCTCGGTCTCGGGGTGTTCAAACGCAAGGTCAAGGGCGCCTACTTCGCGATCCTGTCGCAGGCGCTGGTGGCCGCGTTCGCCACGCTGCTGATCGGTCAGCAGAAGACCACCGGCGGCAGCAACGGCCTCAACTACTTCCGGAGCTTCTTCGGTCTCGCGCTCAACGACCCGGCCAACCGGCGGCTGCTGTTCTTCATCACCGCGGCGACATTGCTGATCATCGTGGCCATCACCCGGCAGATCATGTACAGCCGATATGGGGAACTCCTTGTGGCTGTGCGTGATCAGGAAGAGCGGGTCCGCTTCCTCGGTTACGATCCGGCCAACGTGAAGGTGGTCGCCTACGCGGTGGCCGCACTGTTCGCCAGCATCGCCGGAGCGCTCTTCGTACCGATCGTCGGGATCGTCTCGCCCAACGACATCGGCGTGGTGCCCTCGATCGCGTTCCTCATCGGGGTGGCCATCGGCGGACGCACCACACTGCTCGGACCCGTCCTCGGCGCTATCGCGGTGGCCTGGGCGCAGACGAGCCTGTCGGAGAACTTTCCGTCCGGCTGGACTTACGCACAGGGCCTGATCTTCATCTTGGTCGTCGGATTCTTCCCGGCGGGCCTGGCCGGCCTCGGCGCGGTGGCCCGTCGCCGGAAGAAGCGGTCCGATACGCATCCGTCGGCGACCTCCGATATCGCGACCATCACCACCGATGCGGGCACCGTACCCGCGGAAGGGGCCAAGACGCCATGA